In one Palaemon carinicauda isolate YSFRI2023 chromosome 25, ASM3689809v2, whole genome shotgun sequence genomic region, the following are encoded:
- the LOC137618829 gene encoding uncharacterized protein: MTLHSTTAYNPKANDMIERTHCTLKTTLMARFTGVHWKAQLPCVLLGLHTTSKAEGEPSPVEMVYDEALTVPGEFFPETTDDRKQNHLREICGKFRPCLKTYDDRTRHFMSKNLDDCDYVFIRVVAHRQPLTRPYRSSYKVNKSTAKSFLLNIHG, from the coding sequence atgacactccacagtaccacggcatacaaccctaaAGCGAACGACATGATCGAGAGAACTCATTGCACCCTCAAGACAACCCTGATGGCGAGATTTACGGGCGTACATTGGAAAGCGCAGCTCCCATGTGTTCTCCTTGGTCTTCACACCACTTCCAAGGCAGAGGGTGAACCTTCCCCTGTGGAGATGGTCTACGACGAGGCGCTTACAGTCCCTGGCGAGTTCTTCCCTGAAACTACCGACGACAGAAAGCAAAATCACCTGAGAGAGATCTGTGGGAAATTCAGGCCATGCCTGAAAACATATGATGACAGGACTagacacttcatgtccaagaacctagacgactgcgaCTACGTCTTTATCCGGGTCGTTGCTCACCGCCAGCctctgactagaccttatcgcagTTCTTACAAAGTCAACAAAAGTACAGCCAAATCTTTTCTTTTGAACATTCACGGATAA